A genome region from Macaca nemestrina isolate mMacNem1 chromosome 15, mMacNem.hap1, whole genome shotgun sequence includes the following:
- the LOC139358575 gene encoding uncharacterized protein isoform X2, with the protein MVSLLLGQFWYSSGWPGLWVLSSLAWWTKEMQDGGKPAFSLICSFPPLPDQPACMSLCICFWLLHGTQPTATKQTTGPVTEKAEGSEEWETPNLFSRKGMTGQDEIQSYVHYLLACHLAVSPLWVVSRGGSSDQAGAEKHRQAFREDPVSLAIQLQGHKTDKPQSQNMFSLEKQEMM; encoded by the exons aTGGTTTCCCTGCTCCTGGGGCAGTTCTGGTACAGTTCAGGATGGCCAGGACTGTGGGTTCTCAGCAGCCTGGCCTGGTGGACAAAGGAAATGCAAGACGGTGGCAAACCAGCATTCAGCCTCA TCTGCTCCTTTCCTCCCCTGCCTGATCAGCCAGCCTGCATGAGCCTCTGTATTTGTTTCTGGCTTCTCCATGGAACTCAGCCTACAGCCACAAAGCAAACCACGGGGCCAGTGACAGAGAAGGCAGAGGGGAGTGAGGAGTGGGAAACACCTAACCTGTTCTCAAGGAAG GGAATGACTGGCCAAGATGAGATTCAATCGTATGTCCACTACCTCCTGGCCTGCCACCTGGCTGTGAGTCCTTTGTGGGTGGTGTCCAGAGGCGGTTCCAGTGACCAGGCAGGTGCTGAGAAGCACAGGCAG gcATTCCGTGAGGATCCTGTTTCCCTTGCTATACAGTTACAAGGTCACAAGACAGATAAGCCTCAGTCGCAAAACATGTTTTCcttggaaaaacaagaaatgatgtAA
- the LOC139358575 gene encoding uncharacterized protein isoform X4, protein MSLCICFWLLHGTQPTATKQTTGPVTEKAEGSEEWETPNLFSRKGMTGQDEIQSYVHYLLACHLAVSPLWVVSRGGSSDQAGAEKHRQAFREDPVSLAIQLQGHKTDKPQSQNMFSLEKQEMM, encoded by the exons ATGAGCCTCTGTATTTGTTTCTGGCTTCTCCATGGAACTCAGCCTACAGCCACAAAGCAAACCACGGGGCCAGTGACAGAGAAGGCAGAGGGGAGTGAGGAGTGGGAAACACCTAACCTGTTCTCAAGGAAG GGAATGACTGGCCAAGATGAGATTCAATCGTATGTCCACTACCTCCTGGCCTGCCACCTGGCTGTGAGTCCTTTGTGGGTGGTGTCCAGAGGCGGTTCCAGTGACCAGGCAGGTGCTGAGAAGCACAGGCAG gcATTCCGTGAGGATCCTGTTTCCCTTGCTATACAGTTACAAGGTCACAAGACAGATAAGCCTCAGTCGCAAAACATGTTTTCcttggaaaaacaagaaatgatgtAA
- the LOC139358575 gene encoding uncharacterized protein isoform X3, with product MSPAVGGGALHCALITAQRAEPLSSAASTSQWGGEQSLQSKSPSRSHSDACRTCTDDAYKRPLFHWLSRFSIRQHQESQSKSHYIFENLTIEIYMEMQKAKGMTGQDEIQSYVHYLLACHLAVSPLWVVSRGGSSDQAGAEKHRQFFHPKNGNNNPPLHESFQN from the exons ATGTCTCCTGCAGTAGGGGGTGGGGCCCTCCACTGTGCCCTTATCACAGCACAAAGGGCTGAGCCTCTTTCATCAGCTGCTTCTACCTCACAATGGGGAGGGGAGCAGAGTCTGCAAAGCAAGAGCCCGTCCAGATCCCACTCAGATGCCTGCAGGACATGCACTGATGATGCTTACAAAAGGCCTCTTTTCCACTGGTTATCTAGATTCTCCATCAGACAACATCAAgaatctcaatcaaaatcccaCTATATTTTTGAGAACTTGACAattgaaatttatatggaaatgcaaaaagccAAG GGAATGACTGGCCAAGATGAGATTCAATCGTATGTCCACTACCTCCTGGCCTGCCACCTGGCTGTGAGTCCTTTGTGGGTGGTGTCCAGAGGCGGTTCCAGTGACCAGGCAGGTGCTGAGAAGCACAGGCAG TTTTTCCATccgaaaaatggaaataacaaccCACCACTCCACGAGTCTTTTCAGAATTGA
- the LOC139358575 gene encoding uncharacterized protein isoform X1 — MSPAVGGGALHCALITAQRAEPLSSAASTSQWGGEQSLQSKSPSRSHSDACRTCTDDAYKRPLFHWLSRFSIRQHQESQSKSHYIFENLTIEIYMEMQKAKGMTGQDEIQSYVHYLLACHLAVSPLWVVSRGGSSDQAGAEKHRQAFREDPVSLAIQLQGHKTDKPQSQNMFSLEKQEMM; from the exons ATGTCTCCTGCAGTAGGGGGTGGGGCCCTCCACTGTGCCCTTATCACAGCACAAAGGGCTGAGCCTCTTTCATCAGCTGCTTCTACCTCACAATGGGGAGGGGAGCAGAGTCTGCAAAGCAAGAGCCCGTCCAGATCCCACTCAGATGCCTGCAGGACATGCACTGATGATGCTTACAAAAGGCCTCTTTTCCACTGGTTATCTAGATTCTCCATCAGACAACATCAAgaatctcaatcaaaatcccaCTATATTTTTGAGAACTTGACAattgaaatttatatggaaatgcaaaaagccAAG GGAATGACTGGCCAAGATGAGATTCAATCGTATGTCCACTACCTCCTGGCCTGCCACCTGGCTGTGAGTCCTTTGTGGGTGGTGTCCAGAGGCGGTTCCAGTGACCAGGCAGGTGCTGAGAAGCACAGGCAG gcATTCCGTGAGGATCCTGTTTCCCTTGCTATACAGTTACAAGGTCACAAGACAGATAAGCCTCAGTCGCAAAACATGTTTTCcttggaaaaacaagaaatgatgtAA